A region from the Lycium barbarum isolate Lr01 chromosome 8, ASM1917538v2, whole genome shotgun sequence genome encodes:
- the LOC132606453 gene encoding L-type lectin-domain containing receptor kinase IX.1-like: MVDFASLSALTYLVFLLMIIPFVTSLSFNFNSFNPNDQNVTYEGDAYPANGAIQLTANQLDRDLNASIGRATYSKTLYLWDKASGNVTDFNTHFSFSINSQGRTGYGDGLAFFLAPAGSRIPDNLTIGGSLGLTIDAQQLNTSRNHFVAVEFDTFKNWYDPPGDHVGVDINSMESVANLTWSSSIPDGKRTDAWISYNSTSKNLSVVFTGFQLEGNTTVTVLQSLSYNLDLQEYLPEWVTFGFTGATGGLFALQSIYSWNFTSSLEVNANITDPDVAIPNPEPEHAPSKSKLGLVIGLISGGCVLVPVSIMVFAFWRLRKMKEDEDDDMIDGSMTNEFERGAGAKRFLYSELARCTNNFSQEEMLGRGGFGGVYKGHLRELNSYVAVKRVSRESKQGIKEYASEVRIISRLRHKHLVQLLGWCHEKRELLLVYELMPNGSLDTHLFKGKSHLTWPIRFKIAQGLASALLYLHEEWEQCVVHRDIKSSNIMLDSTFNAKLGDFGLARLVDHDKGSQTTVLAGTMGYMAPECVTTGKASKETDVYSFGIVALEIACGRKPIDPKTEEHQVNIVDWVWSLYGMGNLREAVDPKLSSEFNEQEMEHLLIVGLWCAHPDNNCRPSIRQAIHVLNFEAPLPTLPPNMPVPTYCSPTQYLPPTSFSSPYGANGSQISEIHNSVTIDYTDSSNNTAASAESSPSASLLYTR; encoded by the coding sequence ATGGTTGATTTTGCCTCTTTATCTGCTCTCACATACCTTGTTTTTCTTCTTATGATAATCCCTTTTGTCACTTCACTGTCCTTCAATTTTAATAGCTTTAATCCCAATGATCAGAATGTAACTTATGAGGGAGATGCTTATCCAGCAAATGGTGCAATTCAGCTCACTGCAAACCAGCTTGATCGTGATCTAAACGCTAGCATAGGCCGAGCCACATATTCCAAAACACTATATCTCTGGGACAAGGCCTCTGGGAATGTCACAGATTTCAATACACATTTCTCCTTTAGCATCAATTCACAGGGAAGGACAGGATATGGTGATGGTCTTGCCTTCTTCCTCGCGCCTGCAGGTTCGAGGATTCCTGATAACTTAACCATAGGAGGCAGCCTTGGCCTTACAATTGATGCTCAGCAACTAAATACATCGAGAAATCATTTTGTTGCTGTGGAGTTTGACACCTTCAAGAACTGGTATGATCCACCAGGTGATCATGTAGGTGTTGATATCAACTCTATGGAATCTGTTGCTAATTTGACCTGGTCTAGTAGCATACCAGATGGTAAGAGAACTGATGCCTGGATTAGTTATAATTCAACCTCAAAAAATCTTAGTGTTGTCTTCACCGGTTTCCAACTCGAAGGAAATACCACAGTCACTGTCCTTCAGAGCCTATCTTACAATCTTGATCTGCAGGAATATTTGCCAGAATGGGTCACTTTTGGCTTCACAGGTGCAACAGGAGGCCTTTTTGCATTACAAAGCATATATTCTTGGAATTTTACTTCTTCTTTAGAAGTTAATGCCAACATAACAGATCCAGATGTAGCCATACCAAACCCCGAGCCAGAGCACGCTCCAAGCAAAAGTAAGTTAGGACTTGTGATTGGATTGATTTCTGGTGGTTGTGTTCTGGTGCCAGTATCTATTATGGTGTTTGCATTTTGGAGATTGAGGAAGATgaaagaagatgaagatgatgatatgattgaTGGTTCCATGACTAATGAATTTGAAAGAGGCGCAGGAGCGAAGAGGTTCTTGTACAGTGAGTTGGCTAGATGTACAAATAACTTTTCGCAGGAAGAAATGCTTGGGCGGGGTGGGTTTGGGGGTGTTTATAAAGGACATCTCAGGGAGTTGAACTCCTATGTTGCTGTTAAGAGGGTTTCAAGGGAGTCCAAGCAAGGAATAAAAGAGTATGCGTCAGAAGTCAGGATCATCAGCCGGTTAAGACACAAACATTTGGTACAACTCCTTGGTTGGTGTCATGAGAAAAGAGAACTTCTACTTGTCTATGAGCTTATGCCTAATGGAAGCTTGGACACCCATCTTTTCAAGGGAAAAAGCCATTTGACATGGCCGATAAGATTCAAGATTGCTCAAGGCTTGGCCTCGGCATTGCTATATCTACATGAAGAATGGGAACAATGTGTGGTGCATAGGGATATAAAGTCAAGCAATATTATGTTGGATTCCACTTTCAATGCCAAACTTGGGGATTTTGGCTTAGCTAGGCTGGTTGACCACGATAAGGGATCCCAAACAACAGTATTGGCAGGCACGATGGGTTATATGGCTCCCGAATGTGTCACCACTGGCAAAGCTAGCAAAGAGACAGACGTCTATAGCTTTGGTATTGTCGCATTAGAAATAGCTTGCGGAAGGAAACCAATTGATCCTAAAACTGAGGAGCATCAAGTAAACATTGTTGATTGGGTTTGGAGTCTTTATGGGATGGGAAATCTTCGTGAAGCAGTTGATCCTAAACTATCATCAGAGTTCAATGAACAGGAGATGGAGCACTTGCTAATTGTTGGCTTATGGTGTGCTCATCCCGATAATAATTGCAGGCCTTCTATTAGGCAAGCAATTCATGTCCTTAATTTTGAAGCTCCATTACCCACACTACCTCCAAACATGCCTGTCCCAACATATTGCAGTCCAACACAATATCTACCACCTACTTCATTTTCATCACCATATGGTGCCAATGGTTCTCagatttctgaaatacacaattcAGTGACCATAGACTACACTGATTCTTCAAATAACACAGCAGCTTCTGCAGAATCTTCACCTTCAGCATCACTTTTGTACACACGTTGA